A genomic window from Triticum urartu cultivar G1812 chromosome 7, Tu2.1, whole genome shotgun sequence includes:
- the LOC125520157 gene encoding probable bifunctional riboflavin biosynthesis protein RIBA 1, chloroplastic, whose protein sequence is MAPSIAPPSSPSCLRGKLFTRFTGTNSQPINSVLRCDISVSPTLASNSLRRTSSLHLANNNRIKSFHVCHAGVDPSERIVINGQASPSKTVQADAAALGTIAADMAPVVDGFSADDDELDLDLPTEGFSSIPEAIEDIRQGKYVIVVDDEDRENEGDLIMAASTVTPEAMAFIVRHGTGIVCVSMKEDDLERLQLPLMVVAKENEEKLRTAFTVSVDAKEGTTTGVSAKDRANTVLALASPYSKPEDFNRPGHIFPLKYREGGVLKRAGHTEASVDLAMLAGLPPAAVLCEIVDDDDGSMALLPKLKEFAERENLKIVSIADLIRYRRKRDRLVERLCVTPLQLQWGSFESYCYRSLIDGMEHIAMIKGDVGDGQDILVRVHSECLTGDIFGSARCDCGGQLALAMTMIEKAGRGVVVYLRGHEGRGIGLGHKLRAYNLQDAGRDTVEANEDLGLPADSREYGIGAQILRDLGVRTMRLMTNNPAKYTGLKGYGLSVLGRVPLLTPITNENRRYMETKRLKMGHIYEDPPNGHTSGMSDEEQHQEDSGSEQD, encoded by the exons ATGGCTCCCTCAATCGCGCCGCCTTCTTCTCCTTCGTGCCTCCG TGGGAAACTCTTTACACGGTTCACTGGTACCAACAGTCAGCCCATCAATTCTGTCTTGCGCTGCGATATTTCAGTTTCACCAACTTTGGCATCAAACAGTTTAAGGAGAACCAGTTCGCTTCACTTGGCAAATAATAATCGAATCAAAAGCTTTCATGTATGTCATGCTGGGGTTGATCCTTCAGAACGTATTGTTATAAATGGTCAGGCCAGTCCATCTAAAACTGTTCAAGCTGATGCTGCTGCATTGGGGACCATAGCTGCTGACATGGCTCCTGTCGTCGATGGGTTTtcagctgatgatgatgaacttgacCTAGATTTGCCTACAGAGGGTTTCTCATCTATACCTGAAGCTATTGAAGATATTCGCCAAGGAAAA TATGTGATTGTTGTGGATGATGAAGACAGGGAGAACGAAGGAGATCTTATAATGGCAGCATCCACGGTAACACCAGAGGCTATGGCTTTCATAGTGAGGCATGGCACTGGGATTGTATGTGTCAGCATGAAGGAAGATGACCTGGAAAGACTACAACTTCCTCTTATGGTAGTGGCAAAGGAAAATGAAGAGAAGCTGCGGACAGCCTTTACTGTTTCAGTG GACGCTAAAGAGGGCACAACAACAGGGGTTTCAGCCAAGGATCGGGCAAACACAGTTCTAGCACTTGCATCTCCTTATTCTAAGCCTGAGGACTTCAACCGTCCTGGACATATCTTTCCTCTTAAATATAGAGAAGGTGGTGTCCTCAAAAGGGCTGGGCATACTGAAGCATCAGTAGACCTTGCCATGTTGGCTGGGTTACCTCCTGCTGCAGTTCTTTGTGAAATTGTTGACgatgatgatggttccatggcttTGTTGCCAAAGCTGAAAGAATTTGCAGAGAGGGAGAACCTGAAGATAGTCTCAATTGCAGACTTGATTAG ATATAGGAGAAAGAGAGACAGACTGGTAGAACGTCTTTGTGTCACACCATTACAATTACAGTGGGGGTCATTTGAATCCTATTGCTACCGCTCTCTTATTGATGGGATGGAGCACATTGCAATGATCAAG GGTGATGTTGGGGATGGCCAGGATATTCTAGTGAGAGTCCATTCAGAGTGCCTAACTGGAGATATATTTGGATCGGCGAGGTGTGATTGTGGGGGCCAACTTGCCCTGGCGATGACCATGATCGAGAAGGCTGGTCGGGGTGTGGTGGTTTACCTACGTGGCCACGAAGGCAGGGGCATTGGGCTGGGTCACAAGCTCCGGGCATACAATTTACAGGATGCTGGACGGGATACTGTTGAGGCTAATGAGGATCTTGGGTTGCCTGCCGACTCCCGGGAGTACGGTATAGGCGCGCAG ATACTACGTGATCTTGGCGTCCGAACCATGAGGCTGATGACTAACAACCCGGCGAAGTACACTGGACTCAAGGGCTACGGTTTAAGTGTCCTGGGAAGAGTGCCGCTGTTGACACCAATAACTAATGAGAATCGGCGTTACATGGAAACAAAGAGGTTGAAGATGGGGCACATCTACGAAGACCCTCCTAATGGCCATACAAGTGGCATGAGTGACGAGGAGCAACATCAGGAGGATAGTGGCAGCGAACAAGATTAG